One genomic region from Streptomyces venezuelae encodes:
- a CDS encoding helix-turn-helix domain-containing protein yields the protein MDAAQQEATARARELQRSWYGEPLGALFRRLIDDLGLNQARLAAVLGLSAPMLSQLMSGQRAKIGNPAVVQRVQALQELAVQVADGSVSAAEATDRMDEVKKSQGGSVLTSTAQTATGSGAPTVRRVVREIQSLLRSVAAAGDIIDAADSLAPAHPELAEFLRVYGAGRTADAVAHYESHQN from the coding sequence ATGGACGCAGCGCAGCAGGAAGCCACGGCAAGAGCCAGAGAGCTTCAGCGCAGTTGGTACGGGGAGCCGTTGGGGGCGCTCTTCCGTCGGCTGATCGACGATCTCGGGCTCAATCAGGCCAGGCTCGCGGCCGTGCTCGGGCTCTCCGCGCCCATGCTGTCCCAGTTGATGAGCGGCCAGCGAGCCAAGATCGGCAACCCGGCCGTCGTCCAGCGCGTCCAGGCCCTCCAGGAGCTCGCCGTCCAGGTCGCCGACGGCAGCGTCAGCGCCGCCGAGGCCACCGACCGGATGGACGAGGTCAAGAAGTCCCAGGGCGGCTCCGTCCTCACGAGCACGGCCCAGACCGCCACCGGCTCCGGCGCACCGACCGTGCGCCGCGTGGTCCGCGAGATCCAGTCCCTGCTGCGGTCCGTGGCGGCAGCGGGCGACATCATCGACGCGGCGGACTCCCTCGCCCCGGCGCACCCGGAACTGGCAGAGTTCCTCCGGGTGTACGGCGCGGGGCGCACCGCGGACGCGGTCGCGCACTACGAGTCGCACCAGAACTGA
- a CDS encoding TetR/AcrR family transcriptional regulator: MARPREFDEERVVTAAMETFWRHGYEGTSTRDLCDSTGLGPSSLYNAFGGKRALYLRALDRYHQTGTAEQIALLQGPGTVKDRLRAMMIHAVDADLDEAEGRGCFAINAAVESAAPDEDVREVVRRSFDRVETELYAILAAGRHSGEIRSTGDLRALARRLQSTYYGLRVLGRIQRDRQALLDTVESALADL; the protein is encoded by the coding sequence ATGGCCAGGCCGCGAGAGTTCGACGAGGAGCGTGTCGTGACCGCGGCCATGGAGACGTTCTGGCGCCACGGCTACGAGGGCACGTCGACCCGTGACCTCTGCGACAGCACGGGCCTCGGGCCTTCGAGCCTCTACAACGCCTTCGGCGGCAAGCGCGCGCTCTACCTCCGCGCCCTCGACCGGTACCACCAGACCGGCACCGCCGAGCAGATCGCGCTGCTCCAGGGCCCCGGCACCGTCAAGGACCGTCTGCGCGCGATGATGATCCACGCCGTCGACGCGGACCTCGACGAGGCCGAGGGCCGCGGCTGCTTCGCGATCAACGCCGCCGTCGAGTCCGCCGCCCCGGACGAGGACGTCAGGGAGGTCGTCCGGCGCAGCTTCGACCGGGTCGAGACCGAGCTGTACGCGATCCTCGCCGCCGGCCGCCACAGCGGCGAGATCCGCTCCACGGGCGACCTCCGCGCCCTCGCCCGCCGCCTCCAGAGCACGTACTACGGCCTGCGCGTCCTCGGCAGGATCCAGCGGGACCGGCAGGCCCTCCTGGACACCGTGGAGAGCGCCCTCGCGGACCTGTAG
- a CDS encoding RidA family protein, translated as MAPSSPSPLTRVRVTADPDWYEEAGISLGIRAGGLVFTSGQAPVDAAGDTVGRGDFAAQAAQALANVSTVLTNAGSGLDRLVKLTVFVTDISGPHQEAFAALRAKHYAEPFPAESFVQVAALADPDWLIEIEAVATAA; from the coding sequence ATGGCACCGTCCTCCCCGTCTCCCCTCACCCGCGTCCGCGTCACGGCGGATCCCGACTGGTACGAGGAAGCCGGCATCTCCCTCGGCATCCGCGCGGGCGGCCTGGTCTTCACCTCGGGCCAGGCACCGGTCGACGCCGCCGGCGACACCGTCGGGCGCGGGGACTTCGCGGCGCAGGCCGCCCAGGCCCTGGCCAACGTGTCCACCGTCCTGACCAACGCGGGCTCCGGCCTCGACCGGCTGGTGAAGCTCACCGTCTTCGTCACGGACATCTCCGGCCCCCACCAGGAGGCCTTCGCCGCCCTCCGCGCGAAGCACTACGCCGAGCCCTTCCCCGCGGAGTCCTTCGTCCAGGTCGCCGCGCTCGCGGACCCCGACTGGCTGATCGAGATCGAGGCGGTCGCCACCGCCGCCTGA